Within Spinacia oleracea cultivar Varoflay chromosome 4, BTI_SOV_V1, whole genome shotgun sequence, the genomic segment TATCATTTAAAAAAATTGGAAtctcttaactaaaacaaagtGGAATCTGTTTATATAGCAGGACAGACAAGAGACAAGTATCATAAAGCTGGTTATTTCACACAGTTAAAGAAAGTTGACATAAAATTTGTCAATTATGTATACTTACTGGCACAGTTGAACATGACGCTCTAGACATTCTACACTAATTAAACAACACAAATCCTTTTGGAAAACTGCTTGCATAGTCTAGAGAGAAAAACCAAATTACAAGGGCATGCTAATTGAGTGAGTGTTTCTCTCTGAAATACATCAAAGGATCAAGAATTTGGATGAAGCTTCTTTATCCTTAACACTTTGTTTGGATAGGAAAGGGAAAGATGAGGGACAGAAAGGGAGGGGGACGGTGGAGCTGCCTTTTCCTTCCAAATCTTTCCAATTTGGGAGGAATGGTGTTTATCCCCCAACCCCTTATCCAAATAAGAGAATGTGATCCCCTCCCTTTCCAGTCTCTCTCTTTCCTCTTATCCAAAACAAAGTATGAAGGACGAAGCCAGCTCAAGACTCCAACTCCAGCTTATAAGCATATCAAGTTTTTCGGAATAAAGATAGTAAATACTACTACTATAGTATGTGTTACATTCTTCCAACATATGGCTCTGTCAGGACTCAGGAGTAAAGCTGCCAGTTTATGGACAAGTTTTGACATACCTGGAATTTTGTTCACCAATCCCAATTTCCTGCACAAACGAACGTCGGTCACATGCTGAAAATCCCCACTTTCAGTATAAAATGTCCCAAGAAGTGAGAGTAGTTCATCCGCATCATATAGCTCTGCTAACTTGTATGATGCTAAAAACCACAGGAAGGAAAAAATCTCCATACAATTAGTAACACCCTGCCTATCCAAAAACTCTCTCCACGTGATACTGAACTTCAATGCATCGtcttttaaacattttgtaaTAGTAGCCATTTCCATCACTGTTACTGACAAAAACAAGCAACTACCACTATAAATTTGTCTTGATACACTTTTTGACTCAAGCAACTCGTATAAACTCTGAATCACATCAAGAACAAACTTCGCTGGCTCTGGTGTTAAGTGAATAGCAGAAGAAATAATATATGTAAGCGTACTGTGTTCCTTGTAATGCTTAATTAGGTATGACCCCATGCCTTTGGTGTCCATATTTCTGCACAACAATTGAATCTCACTGGACGCCTGTAGCTGAGTACGTTCCCTGCCTTTTGCTTGTTCGCAAGTGAGAATTTCTAAGCAAGGAGTGGTATAAAATTAGCATTAGAAGTACCATATAATTAAGGAAGAAAGAACCAGAGACTATGTCTAAACGTTGTCAGAAACTCGACATTGTTTTAGCCATTGCAACTTGCAAGCTATCTACATTCGACACCATGATCAAGTGACATTTTCGTAATTAGAATTCAAAAAATATGTAATCAAAATTGAATACACCGTTGTAATTGTTAAATATATAATCTCAATATCTTGATTGATTTCAGAGGTCAATTCAAATAGATTGATTTGATAGAGGTCTAAAAAGATGTGAACTTGGAATCGAAACTGGCAAAGGTTTCTACAAAATGGAATTTGATAGAGGTGTAAACCGTGGTTTTCTCCAACTAAACAAAACTTATCAAGTAAAGAGGTTGTTTCTAAGAGAAACATGTTGGCCGTATAGATTGTAATTTGCAACAACAAAAACTGCAgaaaaattatgaaaaaatgAGCAACAAAGATTACCAATTCGCTTCTCTTTCGCGTCTAACACTTGAGAACGTTCATCAATCTCCTGCTCCTTCAACTCTAGTCCCTTCAATTGCTCCTTAATTTGGGCCTCCCTCAATCCTAAAATATTCTCTTTCGATACCAACATTTCGCTTCTCACATTGTTCTCCTCCCGCTTCAACTCAACTGCATTGTACAACTCATCTATTTGCTTCTCTTTCACTTCCAACAATTTCTTCTCCTCTTCTAATTTTACCTGCatctccttctctctcttctctacctccatttctctctcctccacttTCAATTCTCTATTCTTCACtcccatttctctctcctccaccgCCTTCCGCCTTGCCTCAACCCTCTCTTCCTCAACATCCACCGCTCTAACTCGCTCGAACTCCTCCTCAAATCGCTTCTCCCTCAACTTAACCGCATTTAAACGGTCCAAAACCGCTCCCTTCTCCAATTCCAAAGACTCGCGCCACTCACTCACTTGCTTCTCCTTCAACACCAAACCTTCAATCCTTTCACTCAACGACTTTTCCCCAAACTCCAATTTCCTCTTCAGCAATTCAACATCCTTCTGGGAATTCTGAAGTCTATTCCAAGCCATGTCAATTTCTCTCTGCTTTGACTCGTCTCCCTTGACTCTCTCCTCCAGCGAATTGGAAATTGTTGCGAGAGAAGTCTGTAAATTTTGCCATTGCTTGTTGAGCGTAAGGATTGAGAAGGAGTGATTCCGGAAATCCTGAAACGTTTCGCCAAGTTTTTGCAGTGACAACCTAGCAACTTTAATGTCGTTTGAAGTTTGCTCTGGAATAGACATGGATAGTTTCGAAAACTGAAACCCTAATATCAACGAAAATTTACAAGAACGTTTCAGGAAGATGAAAAAGTTGATAGTGATAGTCTGATAAATGGAGGTGAGAGAAAAACAAAAGTTTAAAACTCCGTAATCGGTAATCTGTAAATTAATGATGGAAGAGGAAAGTCGGGTGTGAACAGTTGAATAGTGATCGTTTTGTCCGTATGACGGTAAGGAACTAAGGAAGGCGTGTCCTAGCCTAGGTTGCACCCAAACGGATACGGCACGGACACGGACACAATACGAGTACGGGATACTCCATATTAAAAATGACGGACACGGGGACACgggaaataataatattaaaataatataatatataaaagaaagataaaattataatcattaatataataatatgcaaaaagtaattaaatttattaacgACATTCATATAAGAAAATAGAACTATTCTACACAAAATGACACGATAATGACACAATAATCATCTCCTCCTACATCCCACATTTTTGTTCTTCCTTTGTAATAACTTTCACTCCTCCTAGAAAGGAGACGAAGATTGTTGTGAATGAACAACCAAGCCTTCATAAATATAAGATCAGATTCACATGATGGATGGAGAAACTTGTTCGAtatcgttttttgtttccagttttctgtttttacaaaactaaaaaccaaaatatgaaaaccataaaaagtagtttccagttttttgttgtcagttttcaaaattaacatgattaCAATAGGTATGACTATTTTTAAGTTGATAATTCAATATAAATCATATGCCTTACAAaaccaaaaaaccaaaaactggAAACTGACAGTGATACTGAACGGGCCCTAATGTCATGGTGGCTTGTGAATCTGGTCCTATATATATGAAGGTTGTTTATTGCTCATGAGGCCTTAGTAGTAATctgaaatattaattaataatgaaataTGTGTTCAAGACGTGTCCATCGTGTATCCGGCCGTGTGTCTCGTGTCCTAATTTTTCGAAAAAAGCCGGATACGTGATTTCGCGTGTCGGACACATATTTTCGCGTGTCCAAGATGTGTCGGTGTCCAATACGTATCGGACACGGGACACGGCAGCCCAATGGCGTGTCCGTGCTTCCCAGGTCCTAGCCCTCCTAGGTGTGTCGGGGAACTCAAAAGGTTGCAGTATTTCATATTTTCTCGGCGAAGGTGTTAATTCATATCATGGGAAATGGTTAGGAATGAAACTCTTGGAAGCACAAAATCTTTTTTATAAAGGATGTACAATAATTTAATGTATATCAAGTCTAATTAACAGGCTTGCATTAGATTTATATGTGTGACTAGTAGAGCCGTCAATTCTCAACCTGAATCGTTGAACTCGCAGGGTTAATCCGAACCGTTAATAACCCGTGAGCTGGTATCCAAAACCCATCCGATCCGATaatattcaacccgaacccaaaCCGTCTCGAAACTATTAACCTGATTAAGATCTGAATCCGATAACAAATTGTCATTCGGCAACCCGAATCGTTTCTACCCGAAAATCGTTAATGGCCCGATTTGTTTCAATCCGAACCGTTTCAATCTAGGGAAAACCCGTTTTCAACccggaccgtttacaacccgaaattTTTCATGttgggttatgaataatataaacaatataattcatgcggaaaaaccataaagccagaaatccaaattaattgccacataatcaattagcataatttagtatacatactttgtgatgcgtgccttccctatctGCTCCCGAAACGAACAAGAACACGCATAGGaatccaaatgtcgcccctccgtagatagtccacagcacgatCGGATCCgcggttttatgtgcactcgggaaactcacaataatattaggcaaatattaaattctctcttgaacttaaaaacttagaatagtatattAAATtgcgttataaattgtgatcatgaaccacaaaTTTATAGGGTAGAAATAGAGGAGTTAGAATTTTACTAGGAATagattaactaaatccattaggattctagttaattaatatcattagaattttaggtttaatcaaatacttaagtatttcagatttaactaaaACATCTGAAtttagtagaattaggaaaacacgattacctgacaagcaagcaatcctaaccggccaaggcTTTGGTCGTGTAGCACGAAGCCCCGCAGCCCACGAATGGGCGCTACTGCCTTGCTCGGCCCATGCGCGCTGGGCGTAGCACGCGGCCCACTTGATGGGCCCTGCTGCGTTTGCTTGGCCCAAGCCTTGCTGCTCCGCGCGCGGGCTTGCttggcgttgggcctggcgcttgcgctgggccttgcgtctcgcaagctcgttcgtcgagcgtTCGCACAGAATTGATCTGTGCAAAACAGAACAGAAATGTTCTGtgaagttcagttcagttctgcACAAATCAGAACTTATCTATGCAGAACAGTACTGTTCTGTACATATCAGAATTTTTCTGTTCAGATCTGCCAGATTGGTGGTAAAGGGATGCAACAAGAAAAAGGGCATTGACTTTGATGAGATCTTCTCTCCGGTGGTCAAAATGACATCTATCAGAACTGTGTTGGGTTTAGCAGCAAGTCTTGATCTTAAGTTGGAACAACTTGATGTAAAAACTGCATTTTTACATGGTGACTTGCATGAAGAGATCTACATGGACCAACCTGGAGGTTTTGAAGAAAAAGGGAAAGATAAACTTGTTTTCAAGTTGAAGAAGAGTCTTTATGGGCTCAAACAGGCACCAAGGCAGTGGTACCGGAAATTTGATTCGTTTATGACAAGCAATGGTTATAAATGTACTACAGCCGATCCTTGTGTGTATTTTAGAAAGTTCCCTGGAGGTAATTTCATCATCCTTCTTttatatgtagatgatatgcTGATAGTTGGACAAGATGCTAATGTGATTCAAAATTTGAAGAAAGCCTTTTCCAAGTTATTTGACATGAAAGACTTGGGCCCTTCAAAGAAAATCTTAGGCATGGAGATTGCTCGTGACAGGAAAGTTGGGAAATTGTGGTTATCCCAGGAGAAGTATATTGAAtgggtgcttgaaaggttcaatatgaagCATGCTAAGCCTGTTAGTACACCACTAGCTACTCACTTTAAGCTAAGTAAGagagctgaaggaaataatgcccttggtccaagtatgcatttaatggtaagtctaataaatgcagttcagtattaattatgcaagttaataattcagtgagatcaagtgaactgtacgcctagctagaggccgcttcagttcaagtggatcaatgatattaatccacagcttactcttgactgaacccgtagggccacacaaatagtacgtaaactgatcaagtatttaatggcattaaatactccatctaatggatattcggaatcgacggatcttggtttcagtgggagctgagatcgtcaaaggcaaataaatgaatactccggaaacgatgatattgccggaaacggaaatatggatcgtatcggaaatataaatattatccaagtcgtagatgttgccggaaacggaaacatggtacgtatcggaaaatattatcggaaatggaaatattgccggaatcggaaatattgccggaaacggaaatattgtcagaatcggaaatattatcggaatcggaaaataattccggaaacggaaatattaaatattttttcgagacggaaattaattccggaatcggaaatgttaaatattgttcgtatcggaaatgaattccggaatcgggaaattaatcggaagcgcgtcgtacgaattagcatcggacgagcttgctagacgaaggccctgcacgaagccaggcccgcgtccagcaagaaATGGCGTGCCACACACgaacagcccaaggctgcgccagggccaccgcaaggcaggccaagcgggcgcccaaggctgcaggcagcctcgtgggcttcgtggccgCGTGGGCTGCGTCGCTGCTCGGgctacgcgcgcgcgcgcatggctcccctcgtgggctgctgtgtgtgtttgtgttcacatacgaaacctaaagcgtataggatttgttttgatgattaatttcctaatcctaaaagataaattaattagagttctgctaggattctaacttaattaattcgtatcctagtaggattcgattgcttattccgtagtctataaatatgagatcaatgctaataatttatatcgagtttGAAGTATttaaaggtaagaatttgaagcgaaaattcagtcatacactttgcccataatagccgaaaatattagaaccttaagggcgattctagttagtcaatcttaaggcggatccggacgtgctgtggactttctacggagggacgacacttggagtcctaaagacttgttcttgttcggttcgggcgcagcaagggagggcacgctacaaagagtatgcatcctaattatgctaattgttatgtggcaattaatttagaatcctggcgtttatggttttttccgcatgatttatattcgtttatatttatcataacctaacagtggtatcacgagcctctaattaattccataataattgcttaacatggttaaattttacaaatttgcaaagaattaaaaggggtgattaattttcgtaattgttaattaattgcaaattgcgtttatttaattaaatgtacgccgtttttcggcagtttcttcgttactcaacgaaatcgagtgatttttgtgtcaattccgcatgtaaaaggcattctaaaattttggcaaaaatgactatttttcggccgaacctagatttcccaaattcgaagcctaactatgacttttcggaggttttagtttttcgaacgcaaaagtttgtaattttaagatgttaaattaaatatttgcgattcttgttgttaaatcttgaattatgattgacctacagtatatgtttaacaaatttgaatgcctaagcttgttaattatacaacctaatttgtacatgtaattaatttgttgaaattcgaataatttagaattgatttgattttcataattaattaacgatttaattaggtacccatgattaaaaagcaccataaaaattgttaatttgtgataaattttaaatttttatgacctagatttgaatccatgattatcgaaaattaattgattaatacattttcgatttttcgccctaaaattatgaaattaataggatttattaatttttcattaattttgaattataagttttaatttttatgaaattcgctcataaaagttgcacgcacaaagcaatgtacgctacgtgttacccttgaggggtgttgtatagtgcgggcacgcgacgacgagcaagggagctcgtcgcccgtgcggtacgaatgcagcgagcaacaaagcGTGGCGCACGCGCGAGGCAGTGATGCCTTGGCGTGTGTGTTGCGCGCATGGGgcaatgggcgatgggcgagcaagtacagcgagcaaggcaagcacgcgtgggcgGCGATAGATGCTGCGCCACGACgtgcgttgcctcgcccagcaagcatgcgtgGGCGGCGATAGATGCTGCGCCACGACgtgcgttgcctcgcccagcaagcacgccaaGGCAGTAGCCAAGGCAGCGACAAGCGCATCACAACGTGCACGCATGCAGCGTTGGCTGGCCTGTCCAGCaagcgttgcccagcagcgcgccaaggcgatgggcgagtgggctgcgcgcaagcgtggctcgctgggcctgacgcattggtgcgttgttccttgggctttgcggtacgatcaatcgagtgataagggttttgttgcttgttggacttgacgaggcatgggcgcaagcccattgccttgtcttgacccgattggttcgttttaaatttaattttgaattttcagttcgtaaacgattttaattaattttaaaaattcgtaatttaaattgttttctcggaatttaattttgaataatctaattattataaattttaatttatactaattattttaccaaaattaaaacctttaattaatttaaattcattttaattcaactgaaaataaattaaaaggggattcaattataaatttaaatgagctttaaattttaattaaatttgtatgtttccggttagacaagagatacatttttatgtttaaaattagtaaagcatgtaaatttattggtttaagtgggagcattttagtcataaactcttgattaggtctacattcctttaaggttaaaacaacttgattagaattaataaggactgaataattggtagattattggtgcccttgattaattgctgcaaatatttatgtgatgcataacatgttctactaaccagctatgtgggccattcatgatatatattgtatattttgcaggttatggaaagtgactagtatggcccaaataggatagtaaatatggtctgtgtaccattaatttgaatgtaatattggtctaaaataccaaaatttattgcttttaaatatggtctgcgtaccatcaaatatttgtaattagtttaattatagcttatcctatttgaagaaaatggcacctcccatggtgaaattcaagacggagtttccaatccattttcaagacggactttgaagttgaagcttcaagatgaagtcgggccatactagatcacatttatatcttatgcatgttttaagttatttattgctttaaatatgtcttaattatgcatgagattatggcttgattatgttgcatgattaaggattttagttcacttaaaatttaaccaacatagtaagagccttaagttccaaactttaaaattgagttaaaaggtgccatgccaaaataacacttacttggatatcctttacatcaatcttagtaatagttttccgccatagcgaggtgttacttattgattctaaaggggtaaggtacacaaataattttgagtacacgttagttttggtgaaactcaacgatataagtaacgagtccttttatgtcgtggcaaatgcgataggtttacctaataagatcTTAGACGTacttatcaaccaagagtagtttctagactattagcaaaggctttgcttacctaaaatattttagaattgagtctaaatacataatgtgcttaattcttcaatgatttaaggatcttggaatcattttattcacacctgccggaacacataacttgaataaaattcttaataaatgataaattatgcatgtttgctagaatttaaagtttattaagagcaactgtgaatggttatttatttgtttattctttttcaattgtagttttaactatggcaaacaacaatcaaaacatcatcataggttatgagcttatggtcaagctgaacctaacaagttttcttgaatgggaagttaagctagttgaagtagtcagactcaatggacttgagtatgcaCTACTCCATCCCaagccaagctactatgccagagacatgacccctgaaagatttgccgcctgggatgcggatctcaaaaaggttatgagtctcatgctgaacaatatccctgatgaatgggctaggaggtttgaagtttacgaaccttttacgctcatcaagaatctgagggatatctgtcgtggaaacacggaggacagggaccttaatgtccatgagttgattaaatcaatgtctggtctaaaggttagttctcataacaggtgttttaggatggaggtccaagaaacacatgttcaactccttcgcactaaacaaagggtaggcgtcccactaaggttccatgtggagcttatgctttcatactttgatcgcctaagtctgctaggaacaccaataagcgaaaggatagATGGCAGtatctatcttgctcaattcactgcacagtgggtttggtctcttcaagcaactatacctaagtgaaccaagagaagaaacagttgcagagtttgttcaccttgtcagaaaggctgaaatagtactcgactgtgaagccaaagatttactcaaggctaaagggagacccttcaagaaaggtggaaagtccaagggcaatgctgagtcagttcacagaaagaagacaaagcaggacaagtccacatcaagttgtctttattgtgatggaattggccattacaagagagaatgtccaaagcttaaggaagatcagaagaacggaacagtcgttccatcttcaggtattttcgttatagactgtatacttgctaattcaacttcttgggtattagatactggttttggctcacacttatgttccaattcacagcgaataagaagaagtagaaggttaagcaagggtgaagttgacctacgagtgggaaatggagcacggattgctgcattagctgtaggaacttattatttgtcgttgccctttgggctagttttggaactggaagattgtttccatgttccaagtcttactaaaaacatcatttatgtttcttgcttggatgctaagggattttcctttttaataaaagataatagttgctcgttttattttaaagagatgttttatggatctgctagattagtcaatggactttatttattagatcaagacaaacaagtttataacataaataccaaaaaggccaaaaagaatgattcagatctcacctatctgtggcattgtcgattaggccatattaacttgaaacgcatagaaagacttcaaaaggaaggaattctagaaccatttgacttagaggattatggtaagtgcgaatcatgtttacttggcaaaatgacaaagcaacctttctctaaagttggagaaagagcaactgaactattgggtttgatccatacagatgtatgtggactaatgagtacaaatgctagaggtggtttcagctactttatcactttcactgatgacttcattagatatggttatgcctacctaatgaagcataagtctgaatcctttgacaaattcaaggaatttcagagtgaagtagagaatcaattaggcaagaagactaaggcactgcggtctgatagaggcggtgaatatctgagctatgaatttgatgaccatctgaaagagtgtgaaattctatcagaattgactcctcctggaacaccacaatggaacggtgtgtcagaacggaggaa encodes:
- the LOC130459832 gene encoding uncharacterized protein, producing MSIPEQTSNDIKVARLSLQKLGETFQDFRNHSFSILTLNKQWQNLQTSLATISNSLEERVKGDESKQREIDMAWNRLQNSQKDVELLKRKLEFGEKSLSERIEGLVLKEKQVSEWRESLELEKGAVLDRLNAVKLREKRFEEEFERVRAVDVEEERVEARRKAVEEREMGVKNRELKVEEREMEVEKREKEMQVKLEEEKKLLEVKEKQIDELYNAVELKREENNVRSEMLVSKENILGLREAQIKEQLKGLELKEQEIDERSQVLDAKEKRIEILTCEQAKGRERTQLQASSEIQLLCRNMDTKGMGSYLIKHYKEHSTLTYIISSAIHLTPEPAKFVLDVIQSLYELLESKSVSRQIYSGSCLFLSVTVMEMATITKCLKDDALKFSITWREFLDRQGVTNCMEIFSFLWFLASYKLAELYDADELLSLLGTFYTESGDFQHVTDVRLCRKLGLVNKIPVISPLEGHIQSLIERKEQLRAVTFICVFKMEDAFPPVPLLKARFEGIQKRLHEMVKKGSDAAQNDAINMELCSLEAILQCISKFKLEYDCVQLAPNPANFALDVIQSLYKLLESDGVSRQFFTSRCLTFSSAVVKNGTTITQGLKDDAMEFSIKWRGFLAKQGDDTHYMEIFSFLLFLATYKLGDLYNKDELLSLFGTLYVETKVQLSGQDDLLRQILGSEKEIPAHIQSLIKREDQLTAVAFICVFKMEDAFPPLPLLKAYLEGIQKRVHDMIKKASDTSQIDAINMELSSLKTVLKCICKFKLESSFSPAPLELRIKQLEKDMEGKTNAESLSTVNEDLTNSKNKGVALPGIDQSHMLIGKKRKAS